The proteins below come from a single Angustibacter sp. Root456 genomic window:
- a CDS encoding maleylpyruvate isomerase N-terminal domain-containing protein has protein sequence MTTDRSSWLTHEAYLAAFTADARRLSQLARGGDASAAVPTCPGWTLLDLVRHVGDVYAHKVALLRLGRRPQQGEWPLGDGLAFTEALDRHDAEQRELAQLLADVGPDAACWTWMEGAGEGTCAAWARRMAHEALVHRVDAEAAVGAPLHRAAPGLAADGVDEVLTWMAGDPDVVAEPQSASGAPGTVLLDWGAGGRLVALPDGGHDVRALSPAQAAGAVTDAVLRGDALSLDLYLWGRLEALPPLMRGDLDVVEISGSAPVLERLGGRVAAATQ, from the coding sequence ATGACGACTGACCGCAGCTCTTGGCTCACCCACGAGGCCTATCTCGCGGCCTTCACCGCTGACGCCCGACGGCTCTCGCAGCTCGCCCGCGGCGGCGACGCCAGCGCCGCGGTGCCCACGTGCCCCGGCTGGACGCTGCTCGACCTCGTGCGGCACGTCGGTGACGTCTACGCCCACAAGGTGGCGCTGCTGCGCCTGGGCCGGCGTCCGCAGCAGGGGGAGTGGCCGCTGGGTGACGGCCTGGCGTTCACCGAGGCGCTCGACCGGCACGACGCCGAGCAGCGCGAGCTGGCGCAGCTGCTCGCGGACGTCGGCCCCGACGCCGCGTGCTGGACGTGGATGGAGGGTGCCGGTGAGGGCACCTGCGCCGCCTGGGCGCGGCGGATGGCCCACGAGGCGCTCGTGCACCGCGTGGACGCCGAGGCCGCCGTGGGTGCACCGCTGCACCGCGCGGCGCCGGGCCTGGCCGCGGACGGCGTCGACGAGGTGCTCACCTGGATGGCGGGCGATCCGGACGTGGTCGCGGAGCCGCAGTCGGCATCCGGTGCGCCGGGCACGGTGCTGCTCGACTGGGGTGCGGGCGGGCGGCTGGTCGCTCTGCCGGACGGTGGCCACGACGTCCGCGCGCTCTCGCCGGCGCAGGCGGCAGGCGCGGTCACGGACGCAGTCCTGCGCGGCGACGCGCTCTCGCTCGACCTCTACCTGTGGGGGCGGCTCGAGGCCCTGCCGCCGCTGATGCGCGGAGACCTCGACGTGGTGGAGATCTCCGGCAGCGCTCCTGTGCTCGAGCGCCTGGGGGGCCGGGTAGCCGCGGCGACGCAGTAG
- a CDS encoding MarR family winged helix-turn-helix transcriptional regulator, which yields MRASRRVRQERSVDDVTPGQYSVLAGLDVHGPLTPREIAAHEKVQPPSMTRTITALEELGLVSRTDHPTDGRQVLVALTPEGSTVVRETRKRRDAWLAKRLAELSPDERDTLARAAEILQRMAES from the coding sequence ATGCGGGCCTCGCGCCGCGTCCGGCAGGAGCGCAGCGTCGACGACGTGACGCCCGGCCAGTACTCCGTGCTCGCCGGACTCGACGTCCACGGCCCCTTGACGCCCCGCGAGATCGCGGCGCACGAGAAGGTGCAGCCGCCGTCGATGACGCGCACCATCACCGCGCTCGAGGAGCTCGGTCTCGTGAGCCGCACCGACCACCCCACGGACGGCCGTCAGGTGCTGGTGGCGCTCACCCCCGAGGGATCGACGGTGGTGCGAGAGACGCGCAAGCGCCGCGACGCCTGGTTGGCCAAGCGGCTCGCCGAGCTGTCGCCCGACGAGCGCGACACCCTCGCCCGCGCCGCGGAGATCCTGCAGCGGATGGCCGAATCATGA
- a CDS encoding MFS transporter, with translation MSPTFRAMRAFNYRVWAMGAIVSNIGTWMQRVAQDWLVLTVLTDHSAVAVGITTGLQFAPMVLLAPLAGVLADRVPKRRLLIGTQSAMGLVGLVLGVLVVTDSVQLWHAYALALALGVAAAVDSPARQAFVSEMVPREDLSNAVSLNSASFHAARIFGPGLAGLLIAWVGTGPVFLINAVTFLAVIASLLRMRVSELMPAPVAARGRGQLREGLRYVRGRPDLILIMVVVFLVGTFGLNFQMTTAIMATAQFHKGSGEYGLLGSIMAIGSLGGALLAARRERPRLRLVIGATLAFGVFASAASLMPTYTLFAVALIPVGLSSLTLMTSANATVQLTVEPSMRGRVMALYMAIFMGGTPVGAPFIGWLGSAFGPRWTILFGGLVSVVTALVATAYVLRRDELRLTYRWRQTPHLQVQSVAHERQVARERLASVQANDSRSAA, from the coding sequence ATGAGCCCGACGTTCCGCGCGATGCGCGCCTTCAACTACCGCGTCTGGGCCATGGGAGCGATCGTCTCCAACATCGGTACCTGGATGCAGCGCGTGGCCCAGGACTGGCTCGTCCTGACGGTGCTCACCGACCACTCCGCGGTCGCCGTGGGCATCACGACCGGCCTGCAGTTCGCCCCGATGGTGCTGCTCGCGCCGCTGGCCGGCGTCCTGGCTGACCGGGTGCCCAAGCGTCGCCTGCTCATCGGCACCCAGTCGGCCATGGGACTCGTGGGCCTGGTGCTCGGCGTGCTGGTCGTCACTGACAGCGTGCAGCTGTGGCACGCCTACGCGCTCGCCCTGGCCCTCGGCGTCGCGGCTGCCGTCGACTCACCGGCCCGCCAGGCGTTCGTCAGCGAGATGGTGCCGCGGGAGGACCTCTCGAACGCCGTGAGTCTCAACAGCGCGTCGTTCCACGCCGCACGGATCTTCGGCCCTGGCCTGGCCGGCCTGCTCATCGCCTGGGTCGGTACGGGGCCGGTGTTCCTCATCAACGCCGTGACGTTCCTGGCCGTCATCGCCTCGCTGCTGCGCATGCGCGTGAGCGAGCTCATGCCGGCTCCGGTCGCGGCGCGAGGCCGGGGCCAGCTGCGGGAGGGGCTGCGCTACGTCAGGGGGCGGCCCGACCTCATCCTCATCATGGTCGTCGTGTTCCTCGTGGGCACCTTCGGCCTGAACTTCCAGATGACCACGGCCATCATGGCCACCGCCCAGTTCCACAAGGGCTCCGGGGAGTACGGACTGCTGGGCTCGATCATGGCGATCGGCTCGCTGGGCGGCGCGCTGCTCGCGGCCCGGCGTGAGCGGCCGCGGCTGCGACTGGTGATCGGCGCGACGCTCGCGTTCGGCGTCTTCGCCAGCGCCGCGTCGCTGATGCCGACGTACACCCTCTTCGCCGTCGCCCTGATCCCCGTGGGCCTGTCGTCACTGACGTTGATGACCAGCGCCAACGCGACGGTGCAGCTGACGGTGGAGCCGAGCATGCGCGGGCGGGTGATGGCCCTCTACATGGCCATCTTCATGGGTGGCACCCCGGTGGGCGCTCCGTTCATCGGCTGGCTCGGCAGCGCCTTCGGCCCGCGGTGGACGATCCTGTTCGGAGGGCTCGTGTCGGTGGTGACCGCGCTGGTCGCCACGGCCTACGTGCTGCGCCGTGACGAGCTGCGGCTCACCTACCGGTGGCGCCAGACGCCGCACCTGCAGGTGCAGAGCGTGGCCCACGAGCGCCAGGTCGCCCGCGAGCGGCTGGCCAGCGTGCAGGCCAACGACTCCCGCTCGGCCGCGTGA
- a CDS encoding lytic transglycosylase domain-containing protein, translating into MSGAHRNSAGTRTITVRWRSVAALVPAAVLAATGIALAQTGVPSRTSGAVVPQVPQQSLTQPDRVGSDVAPAGTSPDGANPELAPGLALPDGTAPLSRQPVQLDRLGIPARALAAYRLAARLVTDADPACGIDWALVGAIGRVESDHARFGGNALDAAGVARPGIIGIPLDGSRGTARIGDTDRGRWDRDTVYDRAVGPMQFIPGTWRVVGSDANGDGTRDPQNVDDAATATAVYLCSGPGDLRNGTDLYRAIRRYNNSDSYVRTVVAIADAYRHGVTALPASSLPAAHMAPASGGWDPVQAAAAAAQGNGSGPRTEAAGASRTSTARSGGSGGSGGSGDSGGSGGAANGPDAGQPAPAPTSASGGAAAGVVAGASSAVSSAVSSAASPVTSIVTSLVTRLVPLPTPIVTTTTPCAVDLLGVKVCTVTTITATPTTSTITKTVTKAP; encoded by the coding sequence GTGAGCGGTGCACACAGGAACAGCGCAGGCACCCGCACCATCACCGTGCGCTGGCGCAGCGTGGCCGCGCTGGTGCCGGCCGCTGTGCTGGCGGCGACGGGCATCGCGCTGGCGCAGACCGGCGTGCCGTCGCGCACCAGCGGTGCGGTCGTGCCGCAGGTGCCGCAGCAGTCCCTGACCCAGCCCGACCGCGTGGGCAGCGACGTCGCCCCGGCCGGCACCAGCCCGGACGGCGCGAACCCCGAGCTCGCACCCGGTCTGGCGCTTCCCGACGGCACGGCACCGCTGAGCCGGCAGCCCGTGCAGCTCGACCGCCTGGGCATCCCCGCCCGCGCGCTGGCCGCCTACCGCCTCGCGGCCCGCCTCGTCACCGACGCCGACCCGGCCTGCGGCATCGACTGGGCGCTCGTGGGGGCGATCGGTCGCGTCGAGAGCGACCACGCGCGGTTCGGCGGCAACGCCCTGGACGCCGCCGGTGTCGCCCGCCCGGGCATCATCGGCATCCCGCTCGACGGCAGCCGGGGCACCGCGCGCATCGGCGACACCGACCGTGGCCGCTGGGACCGCGACACCGTCTACGACCGCGCCGTCGGGCCGATGCAGTTCATCCCCGGCACCTGGCGCGTGGTCGGCTCGGACGCCAACGGCGACGGCACGCGCGACCCGCAGAACGTCGACGACGCCGCCACCGCCACCGCCGTGTACCTGTGCAGCGGGCCGGGCGACCTGCGCAACGGCACCGACCTCTACCGCGCCATCCGGCGCTACAACAACTCCGACAGCTACGTGCGCACCGTCGTCGCCATCGCGGACGCGTACCGCCACGGCGTCACGGCGCTTCCGGCGTCCAGCCTCCCCGCAGCCCACATGGCGCCGGCGTCCGGCGGCTGGGACCCGGTGCAGGCCGCAGCAGCGGCGGCCCAGGGCAACGGCTCGGGCCCACGCACCGAGGCCGCGGGCGCCTCGCGGACGTCGACCGCCCGCTCCGGTGGGTCTGGTGGGTCCGGTGGCTCTGGCGACTCCGGTGGCTCCGGTGGCGCAGCGAACGGCCCGGACGCCGGCCAGCCCGCTCCGGCGCCGACGTCGGCCTCGGGTGGGGCCGCCGCAGGGGTGGTCGCCGGCGCGTCGTCGGCCGTCTCGTCCGCCGTCTCGTCGGCCGCTTCGCCCGTGACGTCGATCGTCACCTCGCTCGTGACGCGGCTCGTGCCGCTGCCGACGCCGATCGTCACGACGACCACCCCCTGCGCCGTCGACCTGCTGGGGGTTAAGGTCTGCACGGTCACGACCATCACGGCCACGCCGACGACCTCGACGATCACCAAGACCGTCACGAAGGCGCCCTAG
- a CDS encoding MFS transporter, giving the protein MSRRPVAALLAAYGTSLVGTRLSMIAVPLFVLETTGSATRTGLVALAEMGPYVICQALAGPVTDRIGPRRMSILSDVVSVGFVGLIPVLHAAGALHFGTLLALVALAGAVRGPGDSAKYVLAPVVAATSGQPVERVLGLTDGISRAASVIGPLAAAALVTAVGPATAIGLDAASFAVSALVVALGLRAHEARATTPPHEDDAAPYLQRLRQGGRFVWRDGLLRSIVGMIGVTNLLDAAYSGVLIAVWAQHRGGGAGLMGVAAAASSAGAVIGALTAATVGHRLPRRAAFTLGFFGIGLPRFAVLGLDAPLWAVIAVLFVGGIGAGVINPILGAVELERIPEHLRARVMSLITSMAWALIPFGGLVGGVLTEQVGISTALLVCGVAYFVATTLPALRPEWKQMNRAVAAETPAPPSRDAITA; this is encoded by the coding sequence ATGAGCCGCCGCCCCGTCGCGGCGCTGCTCGCGGCGTACGGCACGTCGCTCGTGGGCACCCGGCTGTCGATGATCGCGGTGCCGCTGTTCGTGCTCGAGACCACCGGCTCGGCGACACGCACCGGCCTGGTGGCGCTGGCCGAGATGGGTCCGTACGTCATCTGCCAGGCCCTCGCCGGGCCGGTCACCGATCGCATCGGCCCGCGCCGCATGAGCATCCTGTCGGACGTCGTCAGCGTCGGCTTCGTGGGCCTCATCCCGGTACTGCACGCCGCCGGCGCCTTGCACTTCGGCACGCTGCTCGCGCTCGTCGCCCTCGCGGGTGCGGTGCGCGGCCCGGGTGACAGCGCCAAGTACGTGCTGGCGCCGGTCGTCGCGGCGACCTCGGGCCAGCCGGTCGAGCGCGTGCTGGGCCTCACCGACGGCATCAGCCGGGCCGCTTCGGTGATCGGCCCGCTCGCGGCGGCCGCGCTGGTCACGGCGGTCGGGCCCGCCACCGCGATCGGCCTGGACGCCGCGTCGTTCGCGGTCTCGGCGCTCGTCGTCGCCCTCGGCCTGCGCGCGCACGAGGCTCGCGCGACCACACCACCCCACGAGGACGACGCCGCGCCCTACCTGCAGCGGCTGCGGCAAGGCGGCCGGTTCGTCTGGCGTGACGGCCTGCTGCGCTCGATCGTCGGCATGATCGGCGTCACCAACCTGCTCGACGCCGCCTACTCCGGGGTGCTCATCGCGGTGTGGGCCCAGCACCGTGGCGGGGGCGCGGGGCTCATGGGCGTGGCCGCTGCCGCGAGCTCGGCCGGCGCGGTGATCGGCGCCCTCACGGCCGCCACGGTGGGCCACCGCCTGCCGCGGCGCGCGGCGTTCACGCTCGGCTTCTTCGGCATCGGCCTGCCGCGCTTCGCCGTGCTGGGCCTCGACGCTCCGCTGTGGGCGGTGATCGCCGTGCTGTTCGTCGGGGGTATCGGCGCAGGCGTCATCAACCCGATCCTGGGCGCCGTCGAGCTCGAGCGGATCCCCGAGCACCTGCGAGCCCGCGTGATGTCGCTGATCACGAGCATGGCGTGGGCACTCATCCCGTTCGGCGGCCTGGTGGGCGGCGTGCTCACCGAGCAGGTGGGCATCAGCACGGCCCTGCTCGTGTGCGGCGTGGCCTACTTCGTGGCCACGACGCTGCCCGCGCTGCGCCCGGAGTGGAAGCAGATGAACCGAGCCGTGGCCGCCGAGACGCCCGCGCCGCCGTCTCGGGATGCGATCACCGCCTGA
- a CDS encoding transcriptional regulator: protein MSTEGTSRPDDVRLDAKNLRGLAHPVRVRLLGLLRHDGPATATQLAERLELSSAATSYHLRQLAQYGFITEDVGRGQPRERWWKAAHRATTMDLREAATDPESAAASEIYLRSVAQAYASQLLAAVDEMPHRPEPWVGRGTLSDLDLQLTPEQADELTERMWDVVESYQRSDDPEQTSERAPAEGTARVTVQLQVFPRPGTFR, encoded by the coding sequence ATGAGCACCGAGGGCACCTCCCGGCCGGACGACGTCCGGCTCGACGCCAAGAACCTGCGCGGCCTGGCCCACCCCGTGCGCGTGCGCCTGCTCGGCCTGCTGCGCCACGACGGCCCGGCCACCGCGACCCAGCTCGCCGAGCGCCTCGAGCTGAGCAGCGCCGCCACCAGCTACCACCTGCGTCAGCTCGCGCAGTACGGCTTCATCACCGAGGACGTCGGCCGCGGCCAGCCCCGCGAGCGCTGGTGGAAGGCCGCCCACCGGGCCACCACGATGGACCTGCGCGAGGCCGCCACCGACCCCGAGTCGGCCGCTGCCAGCGAGATCTACCTGCGCAGCGTCGCCCAGGCCTACGCCTCGCAGCTGCTCGCCGCCGTCGACGAGATGCCGCACCGCCCCGAGCCCTGGGTCGGCCGCGGCACGCTGAGCGACCTCGACCTCCAGCTCACCCCCGAGCAGGCGGACGAGCTCACCGAGCGGATGTGGGACGTCGTCGAGAGCTACCAGCGCTCGGACGACCCCGAGCAAACCTCCGAGCGGGCCCCCGCCGAGGGCACCGCGCGCGTCACCGTCCAGCTGCAGGTCTTCCCGCGCCCGGGGACCTTCCGATGA
- a CDS encoding SAM-dependent methyltransferase, translated as MPIVLEDALAQLRPLLLDPERLLRAVAAGRRRTGTPSVARAELRPVDLKQGRHLQVVTHDGRQATTRNTPYGAAGATVDALLAEPFGNWHVETVDETLQLRVTKKGAAQVHRTATSRRDVAVRSHDRTRQHLLAPDDPLFAALGADADKRRQVDAFLRLLEPTLKRLPDDGPLRVVDLGCGNAYLTFAAHRLISERRGDVRTVGVDVRPDMVARNSELAVSLGLDGLSFEAGTIAEASPFADDEPPHLVLALHACDTATDEALARAVRWGSPVVLAAPCCHHDVQRQIQEGPGAPLPYTALTRHPILRERYADVLTDALRALVLRMLGYKVDVVEFVDSRHTPRNAMVRAVWSGGAPRPASAAEYRALTADWNVHPALARMLDDEVARALA; from the coding sequence GTGCCGATCGTGCTCGAGGACGCCCTCGCCCAGCTCCGCCCCCTGCTGCTCGACCCCGAGCGGCTGCTGCGCGCGGTGGCGGCCGGACGACGGCGCACGGGCACGCCCTCGGTAGCCCGCGCCGAGCTGCGCCCGGTCGACCTGAAGCAGGGCCGGCACCTGCAGGTCGTCACCCACGACGGCCGGCAGGCCACCACGCGCAACACGCCGTACGGCGCGGCCGGCGCCACCGTCGACGCGCTGCTCGCCGAGCCGTTCGGCAACTGGCACGTCGAGACGGTCGACGAGACCCTGCAGCTGCGCGTGACCAAGAAGGGTGCGGCCCAGGTGCACCGCACGGCCACCAGCCGCCGCGACGTCGCCGTGCGCTCGCACGACCGCACGCGCCAGCACCTGCTCGCCCCTGATGACCCGCTCTTCGCCGCCCTCGGCGCCGACGCCGACAAGCGCCGCCAGGTCGACGCGTTCCTGCGCCTGCTCGAGCCCACGCTCAAGCGCCTGCCCGACGACGGCCCGCTGCGCGTCGTCGACCTCGGCTGCGGGAACGCCTACCTCACCTTCGCCGCGCACCGCCTCATCAGCGAGCGGCGCGGCGACGTACGCACGGTCGGGGTCGACGTCCGGCCCGACATGGTGGCGCGCAACAGCGAGCTCGCGGTGTCCCTCGGGCTGGACGGGCTGTCGTTCGAGGCCGGCACCATCGCCGAGGCGTCGCCGTTCGCGGACGACGAGCCGCCGCACCTCGTCCTGGCCCTGCACGCGTGCGACACCGCCACCGACGAGGCGCTCGCGCGTGCGGTGCGCTGGGGCTCGCCCGTCGTGCTCGCCGCCCCGTGCTGCCACCACGACGTGCAGCGCCAGATCCAGGAGGGGCCAGGCGCACCGCTGCCCTACACCGCCCTGACCCGCCACCCGATCCTGCGCGAGCGGTACGCCGACGTCCTCACCGACGCGCTGCGGGCGCTGGTGCTGCGCATGCTCGGCTACAAGGTCGACGTCGTCGAGTTCGTCGACTCCCGCCACACCCCGCGCAACGCGATGGTGCGGGCGGTGTGGTCGGGCGGTGCGCCGCGTCCGGCGTCGGCGGCGGAGTACCGCGCCCTCACCGCGGACTGGAACGTCCACCCCGCGCTCGCGCGCATGCTCGACGACGAGGTCGCCCGGGCGCTCGCGTGA
- a CDS encoding esterase-like activity of phytase family protein yields the protein MRWWRAAALAVGLSALGPVASAAAAAPEPDPTRVTTVRDARITESSGLALSAARRDVVWTINDSGAAALVYGVSLRTGRTVAVLRLTDSAGRPADVVDTESLASASSGSRRSLLVGDIGDNGATRDHVSIWRLAEPSTVGDATVRAARLDVRYAGGPADAEALVFTPDGRLLVITKALLRADVYEVPRSAVRRLLAGRDTERPVTARLVAHITQTLVTGADALPDGRLLVRDYGAALVYRWSGRDLVAADRVDLPTQRQGEAIVVEPGARTAIVSSEGAHQPLWRVPLGLDRGLAPPRAAPSATAAPSAAAQRTAADAAPTEPWVLVFVAVGALVVSGLVGRGVVGVRGARRRGRRTR from the coding sequence GTGAGGTGGTGGCGCGCGGCTGCGCTCGCCGTCGGGCTGAGCGCGCTCGGCCCCGTTGCCTCCGCCGCTGCTGCCGCACCCGAGCCTGATCCCACGCGGGTGACGACCGTGCGCGACGCCCGGATCACGGAGTCGAGCGGCCTGGCCCTCAGCGCGGCCCGACGCGACGTCGTCTGGACGATCAACGACTCCGGTGCCGCCGCCCTCGTCTACGGGGTCTCGCTGCGCACCGGCCGCACGGTGGCGGTGCTGCGACTCACGGACTCAGCCGGCCGGCCGGCCGACGTCGTCGACACCGAGTCGCTGGCGTCGGCGTCATCGGGAAGTCGGCGCTCGCTGCTGGTCGGTGACATCGGAGACAACGGGGCGACGCGCGACCACGTGAGCATCTGGCGGCTCGCCGAGCCCAGCACCGTCGGCGACGCCACGGTGCGCGCAGCCCGGCTCGACGTGCGATACGCGGGCGGCCCGGCGGACGCGGAGGCGCTGGTCTTCACGCCCGACGGGCGCCTGCTCGTCATCACCAAGGCGCTGCTGCGCGCCGACGTCTACGAGGTGCCGCGGTCGGCGGTACGGCGGCTCCTCGCGGGACGCGACACCGAACGCCCGGTGACCGCCCGGCTCGTGGCGCACATCACGCAGACGCTCGTGACGGGGGCGGACGCGCTGCCGGACGGTCGACTCCTGGTGCGCGACTACGGTGCCGCGCTCGTGTACCGGTGGTCCGGTCGTGACCTGGTCGCCGCCGACCGGGTCGACCTGCCGACGCAGCGGCAGGGCGAGGCGATCGTCGTCGAGCCCGGCGCGCGGACCGCGATCGTGAGCTCGGAGGGTGCGCACCAGCCGCTGTGGCGGGTGCCCCTGGGCTTGGATCGCGGTCTTGCTCCACCTCGTGCGGCTCCCTCCGCCACGGCTGCTCCCTCCGCCGCGGCTCAGCGCACGGCCGCCGACGCCGCACCCACCGAGCCGTGGGTGCTCGTGTTCGTCGCGGTCGGCGCCCTGGTGGTCAGCGGTCTCGTGGGGCGCGGGGTGGTGGGCGTCAGAGGCGCTCGACGACGTGGTCGACGCACGCGGTGA
- the serC gene encoding phosphoserine transaminase, which produces MTIPPQLLPSDGRFGSGPSKVRPQQAQAVADAGRTLLGTSHRQQPVRDLVHRLRAGLAELFALPDGYEVVLGNGGSTLFWDVATSCLVREKAQHLVLGEFSAKFAAATRAAPFLADPTVIESPPGSRPAPRAEAGVDVHAWPHNETSTGVWVPVEPVPGATSAADGGPLVVVDGTSAAAGLPVDVAATDVYYFAPQKGLASDGGIWIALMSPAAIARAEQLAATSRWVPASLDLMTAVTNSRLDQTYNTPAIATLIMMAEQVDWLLTQGGLAWSTARSADSAARLYGWAERTPYTRPFVTDPDHRSPVVGTIDFVDEVDAAAVAKTLRENGIVDVEPYRKLGRNQLRIAMFPAIDPGDVEALTACVDHVVERL; this is translated from the coding sequence ATCACGATCCCGCCGCAGCTCCTGCCGTCCGACGGCCGCTTCGGCTCCGGGCCCAGCAAGGTCCGCCCGCAGCAGGCCCAGGCCGTCGCCGACGCCGGGCGCACCCTGCTCGGCACCTCCCACCGCCAGCAGCCGGTGCGCGACCTCGTGCACCGGCTGCGTGCCGGCCTGGCCGAGCTGTTCGCCCTGCCCGACGGCTACGAGGTGGTGCTCGGCAACGGTGGCTCCACGCTGTTCTGGGACGTCGCCACCTCGTGCCTGGTGCGCGAGAAGGCCCAGCACCTCGTGCTGGGCGAGTTCTCGGCGAAGTTCGCCGCCGCCACTCGGGCCGCGCCCTTCCTCGCCGATCCGACCGTGATCGAGAGCCCGCCGGGGTCGCGGCCCGCGCCGCGTGCCGAGGCCGGGGTCGACGTCCACGCCTGGCCGCACAACGAGACGTCCACGGGCGTGTGGGTGCCGGTAGAGCCGGTGCCGGGCGCGACGAGTGCGGCGGACGGCGGCCCGCTCGTCGTCGTCGACGGCACGTCCGCCGCGGCCGGGCTGCCCGTGGACGTCGCCGCCACCGACGTCTACTACTTCGCGCCGCAGAAGGGCTTGGCCTCCGACGGCGGCATCTGGATCGCCCTGATGTCACCGGCCGCGATCGCGCGGGCCGAGCAGCTCGCGGCCACCTCGCGCTGGGTGCCCGCCTCGCTCGACCTCATGACGGCCGTCACCAACAGCCGGCTCGACCAGACCTACAACACTCCCGCGATCGCGACGCTGATCATGATGGCCGAGCAGGTCGACTGGCTGCTGACCCAGGGCGGCCTCGCGTGGTCGACCGCCCGCTCGGCCGACTCGGCGGCGCGGCTGTACGGCTGGGCCGAGCGCACGCCGTACACGCGGCCGTTCGTCACCGACCCCGACCACCGCTCGCCGGTGGTCGGCACGATCGACTTCGTCGACGAGGTGGATGCTGCAGCGGTCGCGAAGACGTTGCGCGAGAACGGGATCGTGGACGTCGAGCCCTACCGCAAGCTCGGCCGCAACCAGCTGCGCATCGCGATGTTCCCCGCCATCGACCCGGGCGACGTCGAGGCCCTCACCGCGTGCGTCGACCACGTCGTCGAGCGCCTCTGA
- a CDS encoding citrate synthase 2, with product MTDADTTFRPGLEGVIAFETQIAEPDKEGGSLRYRGVDITDLVGHVSFGNVWGLLVDDEFNPGLPPAEPFPLPVHTGDVRVDVQSALAQLAPIWGFRPLLDIDADQAREDLARASVMALSFIAQSARGQELPMVPQREVDKAQTIVERFMIRWRGEPDPRHVEAVDAYWVSAAEHGMNASTFTARVIASTGADVAACLSGAVGAMSGPLHGGAPSRVLHMIEGVEQTGDAGAYVRGVLDRGERLMGFGHRVYRAEDPRARVLRSTAERLGAPRFEVAAALEKAALEELHARRPDRVLATNVEFWAAVILDFAEVPASMFTPMFTCARTAGWSAHVLEQKRTGRLIRPSARYVGHGPRTAHDVTGWTDSLGQR from the coding sequence ATGACCGACGCTGACACGACCTTCCGGCCCGGCTTGGAGGGCGTCATCGCCTTCGAGACCCAGATCGCCGAGCCCGACAAGGAAGGCGGCTCGCTGCGCTACCGGGGTGTCGACATCACCGACCTGGTGGGCCACGTCTCCTTCGGCAACGTCTGGGGGCTTCTCGTCGACGACGAGTTCAACCCCGGCCTGCCCCCGGCCGAGCCGTTCCCGCTGCCGGTGCACACCGGCGACGTCCGTGTCGACGTCCAGAGCGCGCTGGCCCAGCTGGCGCCGATCTGGGGCTTCCGGCCGCTGCTCGACATCGACGCCGACCAGGCGCGCGAGGACCTCGCCCGCGCCTCGGTGATGGCCCTGTCGTTCATCGCGCAGTCCGCGCGCGGCCAGGAGCTGCCGATGGTGCCGCAGCGCGAGGTCGACAAGGCGCAGACCATCGTCGAGCGCTTCATGATCCGCTGGCGCGGCGAGCCCGACCCGCGCCACGTCGAGGCCGTCGACGCCTACTGGGTGTCCGCCGCCGAGCACGGCATGAACGCCTCCACCTTCACCGCCCGCGTGATCGCCTCGACGGGCGCGGACGTCGCCGCCTGCCTCAGCGGCGCGGTGGGCGCGATGAGCGGCCCGCTGCACGGTGGGGCGCCCTCGCGCGTGCTGCACATGATCGAGGGGGTCGAGCAGACCGGCGACGCCGGCGCCTACGTGCGCGGCGTGCTCGACCGCGGCGAGCGGCTCATGGGCTTCGGCCACCGCGTCTACCGCGCCGAGGACCCGCGCGCCCGCGTGCTGCGCTCCACCGCCGAGCGGCTGGGCGCGCCCCGCTTCGAGGTCGCCGCGGCGCTCGAGAAGGCCGCCCTCGAGGAGCTGCACGCCCGCCGTCCCGACCGCGTGCTGGCCACGAACGTCGAGTTCTGGGCTGCCGTGATCCTCGACTTCGCCGAGGTGCCGGCGAGCATGTTCACGCCGATGTTCACCTGCGCCCGCACGGCCGGCTGGTCGGCGCACGTGCTCGAGCAGAAGCGCACCGGCCGCCTGATCCGGCCCTCGGCCCGCTACGTCGGCCACGGGCCGCGTACCGCGCACGACGTCACGGGGTGGACGGACTCGCTCGGCCAGCGCTGA